From a single Mobula birostris isolate sMobBir1 chromosome 13, sMobBir1.hap1, whole genome shotgun sequence genomic region:
- the LOC140208033 gene encoding probable G-protein coupled receptor 139 translates to MEFVEKLPRKALEISSTMEIEIERAHRSLIPRLSQDRETNLVAIMILSRGKCGLSKCVTLYLVGMAAADLLVVILDPLLRWTAQIYFPRSFLFITPVCRLRQWLIFASTATSVWLTVAFTVDRFVAICCQKMKTKYCTERTAVVVIGTVSALACLESVPWYFEYEHGEIIDGVPWFCVLSSSYKISLSWAAFEMFHRILTPCVAFFLILLFNIQTVRSILAASRARTGLRGQKSGENDKDREMENRHKSIVLLFSITASFILLWVTQVVFYIYRRISKSFVYSVTDPRYITVKTAAMLQVLSSCTNTCIYALTQSKFREELRNAVKYPLNRILKFMKLQK, encoded by the exons ATGGAGTTTGTAGAAAAGTTGCCGCGGAAAGCGCTGGAGATTTCCTCGACTATGGAGATTGAGATTGAGAGGGCTCATCGTTCTCTCATCCCGAGGCTTTCCCAAGACAGAGAAA cgaacttggtggcgattatgatcctgtcccggggaaagtgcggtctctccaaatgtgtcactctcTACCTGGTAGGAATGgccgcggccgatctcctggtcgttatcttgGATCCGCTGCTGAGGTGGACTGctcagatttattttccccgatcattcttGTTCATCACTCCCGTGTGCAGACTCCGTCAATGGCTgatttttgcgagcactgcgacctccGTCTGgttgactgtcgctttcaccgtcgatcgatttgtagCGATTTGCTGTCAGAagatgaaaacaaaatattgtaccgagagaacggcggttgtggttatcgggacagtgagtgcgctggcctgtttggagagtgTCCCCTGGTACTTTGAATATGAGCATGGAGAAATAATTGACGGTGTTCCTTGGTTTTGTGTTCTCTCATCCAGCTACAAAATCTCTCTATCATGGGCGGCATTTGAGATGTTTCACCGTATTTTAACCCCCTGTGTTGctttctttctgattttgctgttcaatattcagaCTGTCAGGAGCATTCTGGCAGCCAGTCGAGCCCGCacggggctccggggacaaaagagtggagagaatgacaaggacagGGAGATGGAGAACAGACataaatccatcgttttgctcttcagcataaccgctagtttcatattgttgtgggtaaCACAGGTGGTATTTTATATCTATCGACGGATTTCAAagagttttgtttattctgtcacggatccccgttacatcacagtAAAGACAGCGGCAATGCTGCAAGTTctgagttcctgcaccaacacgtgtatttacgccctgactcagagcaaattccgagaggaactcagGAATGCGGTGAAATATCCATTGAATCGGATTTTGAAATTTATGAAACTTCAgaaataa